The following are from one region of the Dehalococcoidia bacterium genome:
- a CDS encoding MaoC/PaaZ C-terminal domain-containing protein produces the protein MAKKQLYYEDVEAGSEVTPLAKVATSQMLVKWAGASGDFNPLHYEDSFATSMMVGSPIVHGALKRAWLGHLMTDWIGDEGTLKKLSCQYRAMDYPRKMKTMTEPHEGDTWWCKGTVTGKRVEDGENIVECNIWVENAKGEKTTPGSAVVVLPSKKRGS, from the coding sequence ATGGCAAAAAAACAGCTCTATTATGAAGATGTTGAGGCAGGCAGTGAGGTAACCCCGCTCGCCAAGGTTGCTACGAGCCAGATGCTGGTTAAGTGGGCCGGTGCCTCGGGGGATTTCAACCCCCTCCATTACGAGGATAGCTTTGCTACCTCTATGATGGTCGGTAGTCCCATCGTCCACGGCGCACTGAAGCGTGCCTGGTTAGGACATTTAATGACCGATTGGATAGGGGACGAAGGCACCCTTAAGAAGCTCTCCTGCCAGTACCGGGCCATGGACTACCCGCGGAAAATGAAGACCATGACCGAGCCCCATGAGGGGGATACGTGGTGGTGTAAAGGCACTGTTACCGGCAAGCGGGTGGAGGATGGTGAGAATATCGTGGAGTGCAACATCTGGGTAGAGAACGCGAAAGGTGAGAAGACCACCCCGGGCAGTGCCGTGGTGGTTCTCCCCTCTAAGAAGCGAGGAAGTTGA
- a CDS encoding HEAT repeat domain-containing protein produces the protein MSLDLFAKTLAEIGDESKPLVSSKLAKLSTVSQQEMLLFLEVWGKMGFEKRRRIAGQLVELAEDDPFLNFDDIFYACLRDPDEIVRVRAIEGLWEYENHSLIVPFITMLREDGGESVRAAAAQALGKFAMLAELGKLRPDDGAKVEEALVAVIEDHGEKLEVRRRAVEAIAPLNRPKVTRIIRDAYQGGDERMQVSAINAMGTNSDPAWLPTLLKEMENPDSEMRFEAAGACGDLGDEEAVPQLMRLIHDPDNQVQLAAIAALGKIGGSEAEATLRECLNHPDEHIRGAADDTLEELEVGKDPFSFRIM, from the coding sequence TTGTCTCTGGATTTATTTGCAAAGACCCTTGCCGAGATAGGCGATGAGAGCAAACCCCTGGTTTCCTCAAAGCTAGCCAAACTGTCAACGGTATCTCAGCAGGAGATGCTACTGTTTCTCGAGGTATGGGGTAAGATGGGTTTTGAGAAGCGGAGGCGGATCGCAGGTCAGCTTGTGGAGCTTGCCGAGGATGACCCTTTTCTTAACTTCGATGACATCTTCTATGCCTGTCTTCGCGACCCCGACGAGATAGTTCGGGTGAGAGCCATCGAAGGACTGTGGGAGTATGAGAATCACTCCCTTATCGTACCCTTTATTACCATGCTTAGGGAGGATGGCGGGGAATCGGTTCGTGCTGCTGCCGCCCAGGCACTGGGCAAGTTTGCGATGCTTGCCGAGCTGGGGAAATTGCGCCCGGATGATGGGGCTAAGGTGGAGGAGGCACTGGTAGCAGTAATAGAAGACCATGGGGAAAAGCTTGAGGTGAGGCGTCGGGCCGTAGAGGCAATAGCACCCCTCAACCGGCCTAAAGTAACTAGGATCATTCGGGATGCCTACCAGGGCGGTGATGAAAGAATGCAGGTCAGCGCTATTAATGCTATGGGAACGAACAGCGATCCCGCCTGGCTCCCCACCCTGCTGAAGGAGATGGAAAACCCTGATTCTGAGATGCGCTTTGAAGCGGCGGGTGCCTGTGGGGATCTGGGGGACGAGGAGGCGGTGCCTCAACTGATGCGGCTCATACATGACCCTGATAACCAGGTACAACTTGCCGCCATAGCTGCGCTGGGGAAAATCGGCGGCAGCGAGGCAGAGGCGACACTCCGCGAGTGCCTGAATCACCCCGATGAGCACATCCGCGGTGCTGCAGACGATACCCTGGAGGAGTTGGAAGTCGGTAAGGATCCCTTCTCCTTCAGAATTATGTAG
- the speD gene encoding adenosylmethionine decarboxylase, with product MAAIGKHLILELNDCDRDRLSDRDFLKDTLLSACRVSGATILSESFHSFSPYGGVSGVVIIAESHFSVHTWPEYGYAAIDIFTCGNSIHPQKAVDLLVRELQARDHSILELNRGNFEPPGES from the coding sequence TTGGCAGCAATAGGGAAGCACCTGATACTTGAACTCAATGATTGCGACCGCGATCGCTTGAGCGATCGCGACTTCCTGAAAGATACCCTCCTCTCCGCCTGCAGGGTATCCGGTGCGACCATACTGAGCGAATCCTTTCACTCATTCTCCCCCTATGGTGGGGTTAGCGGCGTGGTGATCATTGCTGAATCCCACTTTTCGGTTCATACCTGGCCCGAGTATGGCTATGCCGCAATAGACATCTTCACCTGCGGCAACTCCATTCATCCACAAAAGGCAGTTGATCTTCTGGTAAGAGAGCTTCAGGCAAGAGACCACTCTATTCTAGAACTAAACAGAGGGAATTTTGAACCCCCGGGTGAGTCATGA
- a CDS encoding SDR family NAD(P)-dependent oxidoreductase — MGDRLKGKVALVTGAGRGLGRCHALALAAEGAKVVINDLGGALDGSGADKTPADEVASEIKGMGGDAVSNYENVVSFEGAERMVKCALDNFGRLDILINNAGVLRDRMVFNMSEGEWDSVIKVHLYGHFNCARQASAVFRKQRSGRIVNTSSDAGLGNMGQANYSAAKEGIVGLTRTLARDLGRYGITCNAIRPMAGTRMTLTPELKSAWGKTMGISGTDLDNFMKTIFTPPEFVSPFVVFLCTDEAANINGRTFSVKGGEVHLFSEPQCIRSIYKKGIWTVDELCELVPNSVAAGLENPSPAKT; from the coding sequence ATGGGAGATAGACTGAAGGGAAAGGTTGCTCTGGTAACCGGCGCCGGTCGGGGACTGGGGCGATGCCATGCCCTGGCCCTCGCCGCTGAGGGAGCTAAGGTGGTAATAAACGATCTCGGTGGCGCGTTGGATGGCAGCGGGGCGGACAAGACACCCGCCGATGAGGTGGCTTCCGAGATCAAGGGGATGGGAGGCGATGCGGTATCCAACTATGAGAATGTGGTTAGCTTCGAAGGTGCAGAGAGGATGGTTAAGTGCGCCCTCGACAATTTCGGCCGGCTGGACATCCTGATCAATAATGCCGGCGTGCTGCGGGACCGCATGGTTTTTAACATGTCGGAAGGGGAATGGGACTCCGTAATAAAGGTTCACCTCTATGGTCACTTCAATTGCGCCAGGCAGGCCAGTGCGGTATTCCGCAAGCAGCGAAGCGGGCGAATTGTAAATACCTCCTCCGATGCAGGGCTGGGCAATATGGGACAGGCCAACTACAGCGCTGCCAAAGAGGGGATTGTTGGCCTCACACGGACATTGGCCCGGGACCTGGGAAGATACGGCATCACCTGCAATGCCATTCGTCCCATGGCCGGCACAAGGATGACACTGACGCCAGAGCTGAAGTCGGCGTGGGGCAAGACTATGGGAATAAGTGGTACCGACCTGGATAACTTCATGAAGACGATATTTACGCCGCCGGAGTTCGTCTCCCCCTTCGTTGTATTCCTCTGCACCGATGAGGCGGCGAATATAAATGGCCGCACCTTCTCGGTCAAGGGAGGAGAGGTGCACCTCTTCTCTGAGCCTCAGTGTATCCGGTCTATCTACAAGAAGGGGATATGGACCGTGGACGAGCTTTGTGAGCTCGTGCCCAACTCTGTGGCTGCGGGACTGGAGAACCCATCACCAGCTAAGACATAA
- a CDS encoding GNAT family N-acetyltransferase, which yields MLKGRKVVLREKRLEDANSDYTWRSDDELARLDAAPTLRIPFTHFLASYADELAHPGRRRRRFAIETLDGRHIGNCMYYNIDEGKGGAELGIMIGDREYWDQGHGNDVVITLLDHIFSTTRLERVYLNTLEWNIRAQRCFEKCGFVRSNRRRRYHNNFVTMEIYRSSWQHHASLRVDQTVKEKQEG from the coding sequence ATGCTAAAGGGTCGCAAGGTGGTGCTCAGGGAGAAGAGGCTGGAGGATGCCAATAGTGACTATACATGGCGGAGCGATGATGAGCTCGCCCGTCTCGATGCGGCCCCGACCCTTAGGATACCCTTCACCCATTTCTTAGCTAGCTACGCCGACGAGCTGGCCCACCCGGGCCGGCGTCGCCGCCGCTTCGCTATTGAAACCCTGGACGGTAGGCATATCGGCAACTGTATGTACTACAATATCGACGAGGGTAAGGGGGGGGCGGAATTGGGGATCATGATAGGCGACCGCGAATACTGGGATCAGGGTCATGGCAACGACGTGGTCATTACCCTCCTCGATCATATTTTCAGCACTACGAGGCTCGAGCGTGTCTACTTGAACACCCTGGAATGGAATATCAGGGCACAGCGCTGCTTTGAGAAATGTGGCTTTGTTCGCAGTAATCGGCGGAGGAGGTACCACAATAACTTTGTTACTATGGAGATATATCGTAGCTCCTGGCAGCATCATGCCTCGCTCAGGGTCGATCAAACCGTAAAAGAGAAGCAGGAAGGATAG
- a CDS encoding TldD/PmbA family protein, with protein sequence MENILKLAKKVAEEAEVFVVSSKETPVGFEANRLKMLETAESTSVCLRIVKDGKIGFAATTRLDDPQALVNMAVETARFGAEAKFALPPAQSYPQIEVYDGDVESVAIEDMVEMGNLLLDIILGHTPDLVCEAGVTRSVATVSILNSRGGEASYRRSYFAIGIEGTLIRDTDMLFVGESDSSCHPIREFQEIANATMEQLELAGRSASIATGEFPVIFTPKGVASALLTPLALAVNGKMVLEGASPLGGKQGELIFDERFSLYDDATLNYRPASRPCDDEGVPSRRTALIERGVVANFLYDLQTAAIAGARSTGSGSRAGGGMPTPSVSALVIEAGDTPFKDMVQDMKEGLVIEHLIGAGQGNVLGGEFSGNVLLGYKVENGEMVGRVKDTMVSGNIYEALKGLVSIGSEARWVGGALSAPPLYIPGLAVASKG encoded by the coding sequence GGCCGAGGTCTTCGTCGTCTCTTCGAAGGAGACGCCGGTCGGCTTCGAAGCCAATCGCCTCAAGATGCTGGAGACCGCGGAATCGACTTCCGTCTGTCTGCGAATCGTCAAGGACGGAAAGATCGGTTTTGCCGCCACCACCAGGCTGGATGACCCTCAAGCGCTGGTGAACATGGCGGTGGAGACCGCCCGGTTCGGCGCCGAGGCGAAGTTCGCCCTTCCCCCGGCGCAGTCCTACCCCCAAATCGAGGTCTACGACGGCGATGTGGAATCTGTAGCTATAGAGGATATGGTCGAAATGGGCAACTTGCTGCTTGACATAATACTTGGCCATACCCCGGATTTGGTCTGCGAGGCCGGGGTGACCAGGAGCGTGGCCACGGTCAGTATCCTGAACTCACGCGGTGGCGAGGCCAGCTACCGCAGGAGCTACTTCGCCATCGGCATCGAAGGGACGCTTATTCGGGATACGGATATGCTATTCGTCGGTGAGAGCGACAGCTCCTGCCACCCGATAAGGGAATTTCAGGAGATAGCTAACGCTACGATGGAGCAACTGGAGCTGGCGGGGCGATCTGCCTCGATAGCAACAGGGGAATTTCCGGTGATTTTTACCCCTAAAGGGGTAGCAAGCGCTTTGCTTACCCCACTGGCGCTTGCGGTTAACGGTAAGATGGTGCTGGAGGGGGCCTCACCACTGGGAGGAAAACAGGGAGAGCTGATCTTCGATGAAAGGTTCTCTTTATATGACGATGCCACCCTGAACTATCGCCCAGCCAGCCGCCCTTGCGATGATGAAGGGGTGCCCAGCCGGAGGACAGCACTCATCGAAAGGGGAGTGGTAGCAAACTTCCTTTATGACCTGCAGACTGCGGCCATCGCCGGTGCCAGGAGTACCGGCAGCGGTAGCAGGGCTGGGGGGGGCATGCCCACACCATCGGTGAGTGCCCTGGTAATTGAGGCTGGGGATACCCCATTTAAAGATATGGTTCAAGATATGAAAGAGGGGCTGGTTATCGAGCATCTCATTGGGGCGGGGCAGGGGAACGTTCTGGGGGGCGAGTTCAGTGGCAACGTCCTCCTGGGATACAAGGTGGAGAACGGGGAGATGGTGGGGCGGGTGAAGGATACCATGGTATCGGGAAATATCTACGAAGCCTTGAAGGGGCTCGTTTCTATCGGTAGCGAAGCGAGATGGGTGGGTGGTGCGCTCAGCGCCCCGCCCCTCTATATACCCGGCCTGGCAGTGGCCAGCAAGGGATAA
- a CDS encoding acyl-CoA dehydrogenase family protein, with protein MVYAADVSIMVANRAMEMMGSYGYTRDADVEKHWRDNKMMQQWLGGAQVGRL; from the coding sequence ATGGTCTATGCTGCCGATGTGAGTATTATGGTGGCTAATAGGGCGATGGAGATGATGGGCTCCTACGGCTATACCAGGGATGCCGACGTGGAAAAACACTGGCGGGATAATAAGATGATGCAACAGTGGCTGGGAGGGGCACAGGTGGGTCGCCTGTAG
- a CDS encoding UvrD-helicase domain-containing protein, whose product MTDLQCYNLSVDVLEGLNPAQREAVESTEGPLLILAGPGSGKTRVIAHRIAYLVKVWGIKPHHILAVTFTNKAAREMKERIYHLLGSTVEDLTLGTFHAICARILRQEGTHIGLEPRFVIYDDDDQIRLIKRSLQDLDIDPKRSPPRPFLSAISSAKSRLIAPQDYVKHSYFDEVVGRVYQHYQELLDESKALDFDDLLMKAVILFRQCPEVLSKYQQRYHHVLVDEFQDTNIVQYMLARQMAGKYRNICVVGDPDQSIYSWRFADMRNILSFESDYPDAKVVYLEQNYRSTKTILEVAEGVISANRQRKEKGLWTENEVGVPLTVAEAYNEQEEAQFVVGEVDSLLGQGLFKPGDCAVMYRTNAQSRAIEESFIRYGMPYKLVGGTRFYERREIKDVIAYLRLIHNPYDSVSLARVINVPPRGIGSRTIEELERWAKGRSLPVYTALQMIADAEEKTHFNPRTSRVLTDFLTILNQLISASGELNIVELYDLMLERSGYKEYILEWEDGEDRWENILELRTVANDYRHLAPEDSLSSFLESAALVSDVDSYDEKVDAVTLITLHAAKGLEFPVVFIVGMEEGLLPHRKSYDDRDQMEEERRLCYVGVTRAKQRLYLVRAFRRSSMGSTSVNIPSRFLSDIPPHLAMPPGDAGESKVQPTATPSPASSPKPPLGAGDHVRHTKFGDGIVVNCNPAGEDQEVTVAFKGDAGLKRLLLSYAPLEKV is encoded by the coding sequence ATGACCGACCTGCAATGCTATAATCTAAGCGTGGATGTTCTTGAAGGCCTAAACCCGGCGCAGCGGGAAGCGGTAGAATCTACCGAGGGGCCCCTACTCATTCTCGCTGGCCCCGGCAGTGGCAAGACCAGGGTTATTGCCCATCGGATCGCCTACCTGGTCAAGGTCTGGGGAATCAAACCCCATCATATCCTGGCAGTTACCTTCACCAATAAAGCGGCCAGGGAGATGAAGGAGCGTATCTATCACCTCCTGGGTAGCACGGTGGAGGACCTTACCCTGGGCACCTTTCATGCTATCTGCGCTCGCATCCTGAGGCAGGAAGGAACGCACATCGGGCTGGAGCCGAGGTTTGTCATCTACGATGATGACGATCAGATCAGACTCATCAAGCGAAGCCTCCAGGACCTGGACATCGACCCCAAGCGCTCTCCCCCGAGACCATTCCTCTCTGCCATATCCTCAGCCAAGAGCCGCCTCATAGCGCCACAGGATTATGTAAAGCATAGCTATTTCGATGAAGTGGTGGGGCGGGTTTACCAGCACTACCAGGAACTCCTTGACGAGAGCAAGGCGCTGGACTTCGATGACCTCCTGATGAAGGCGGTCATCCTCTTTCGCCAATGCCCCGAGGTGCTCTCCAAATATCAGCAGCGCTACCATCACGTCCTGGTCGACGAATTCCAGGATACCAATATCGTCCAGTATATGCTGGCCAGGCAAATGGCAGGGAAATACCGCAATATTTGTGTGGTGGGAGATCCGGACCAATCGATATACTCCTGGCGTTTTGCCGACATGAGAAACATCCTCAGCTTCGAGAGCGATTACCCAGATGCCAAGGTAGTATATCTGGAGCAGAACTACCGCTCCACCAAGACCATCCTCGAGGTGGCGGAGGGTGTGATATCCGCCAATCGCCAGCGAAAGGAGAAGGGACTGTGGACAGAGAATGAGGTCGGCGTGCCGCTCACCGTCGCCGAGGCATATAATGAGCAGGAGGAGGCCCAGTTCGTGGTGGGTGAGGTGGATAGCCTGCTTGGCCAGGGTTTATTCAAGCCCGGCGACTGCGCAGTGATGTATCGCACCAATGCCCAGTCGCGGGCTATTGAGGAGTCCTTTATCCGCTATGGAATGCCCTATAAACTGGTGGGCGGAACCCGCTTCTATGAGCGGCGCGAGATTAAGGATGTCATCGCCTACCTAAGGCTGATCCACAACCCCTATGATAGCGTTAGCCTGGCGCGGGTCATTAATGTGCCGCCAAGGGGGATTGGCTCCCGCACTATCGAGGAGCTGGAGCGGTGGGCTAAAGGTCGCTCGCTACCGGTCTATACCGCCCTTCAGATGATCGCTGATGCGGAGGAAAAAACCCACTTTAACCCCAGGACCAGCCGGGTGCTCACCGACTTCCTCACAATTCTTAACCAGCTGATCTCGGCAAGTGGAGAGCTTAACATCGTCGAGCTTTACGACCTTATGCTGGAGCGCTCCGGATATAAAGAATATATACTGGAGTGGGAAGATGGTGAGGACAGATGGGAGAATATCCTGGAGCTGCGCACCGTAGCAAACGACTACCGCCATCTGGCACCCGAGGATAGCCTCTCCTCCTTTCTTGAGAGTGCGGCTTTGGTCTCCGACGTCGATAGCTATGATGAGAAGGTAGATGCGGTGACGCTGATTACCCTGCATGCCGCAAAGGGCCTGGAGTTTCCGGTGGTTTTCATCGTGGGCATGGAGGAAGGACTACTTCCCCATCGAAAATCCTACGATGACCGGGATCAGATGGAGGAGGAGCGCCGCTTATGCTATGTGGGGGTCACTCGGGCCAAGCAAAGGCTCTATCTGGTGCGCGCCTTCCGCCGCAGCTCCATGGGGAGCACATCGGTAAATATCCCCTCACGCTTCCTCTCAGACATCCCCCCCCATCTGGCGATGCCACCGGGTGATGCCGGAGAAAGCAAGGTGCAGCCTACTGCTACGCCCTCCCCTGCGTCTTCTCCCAAGCCTCCCCTTGGTGCCGGTGACCACGTACGCCATACCAAGTTCGGCGACGGGATCGTGGTGAACTGCAACCCCGCCGGGGAAGATCAGGAGGTCACCGTGGCATTTAAGGGTGATGCCGGGCTGAAGCGGCTGCTATTAAGCTATGCCCCCTTGGAGAAGGTTTAA
- a CDS encoding MaoC family dehydratase N-terminal domain-containing protein, with protein MTEGPLISEKITSLLGQVSPPAVLKVEAGAIARYADAIDDPNPLYRNVEYAKKSSYGDIISPPGFFGWPTQGGGLETGAVMSKVLGAVFESGMMRILDGGVELDFYIPIRAGDTLVVYGQFVDARERTGKSGKMLFLTMEQTYLNQNGDKVAKSRATLICS; from the coding sequence TTGACCGAAGGCCCGTTGATTTCCGAGAAGATTACGTCCTTGTTAGGGCAGGTATCGCCACCTGCCGTTCTGAAGGTGGAGGCCGGGGCAATAGCACGATACGCCGATGCGATCGACGACCCAAATCCCCTATATCGAAATGTAGAGTATGCCAAAAAAAGCAGCTACGGGGATATTATATCGCCCCCCGGATTTTTCGGCTGGCCAACCCAAGGAGGTGGACTGGAGACTGGTGCGGTTATGTCCAAGGTATTGGGCGCTGTGTTTGAGAGTGGCATGATGCGTATCCTTGATGGTGGCGTGGAGCTCGATTTCTACATTCCGATACGTGCCGGCGATACCCTTGTTGTCTATGGACAATTCGTCGACGCTCGTGAGAGGACAGGGAAGTCGGGGAAGATGCTATTCCTTACGATGGAGCAGACCTATCTGAACCAGAATGGCGATAAGGTGGCCAAGTCAAGGGCCACATTAATTTGCAGCTAA
- the speE gene encoding polyamine aminopropyltransferase — protein sequence MNNNEWFHDHITPEMVQSYRIQRVIYSERTKFQSAQIIDSGSLGRCLILDGKIQSSEWDEFIYHEALVHPPMIAHPHPQRVFIAGGGEGATLREVLAHSSVKAVVMVDIDEEVIDICRRFLPSWHQSSFEDSRLELRFVDAGKYLQECVDRGEKFDVVILDLPEPIEEGPAYLLHTKEFYELVRETLVPDGIISLQAGSSSWGNHRCFTAVINTLKAAFPLVFPYDTFIASYGGTWGFALASQKLSLPDPAEIDGLISSRLNKPLRSYDSLSHQGLFSLPKHLRQAIDSEKTVITTGQPFSIYQPQSG from the coding sequence ATGAATAATAATGAGTGGTTTCATGACCATATTACCCCCGAGATGGTGCAATCATATCGCATCCAAAGGGTTATCTATTCAGAGAGAACAAAGTTCCAATCTGCCCAGATCATCGATTCTGGCAGCCTTGGCCGGTGTTTAATACTGGATGGTAAGATTCAGTCCAGCGAATGGGACGAGTTTATCTACCATGAAGCCCTGGTTCACCCCCCGATGATCGCTCACCCCCATCCCCAAAGGGTATTCATCGCCGGCGGTGGCGAGGGGGCGACACTCAGGGAGGTGTTGGCCCATTCCTCAGTGAAGGCAGTGGTCATGGTGGATATTGACGAGGAGGTCATCGATATCTGTCGCCGCTTTCTCCCCTCCTGGCACCAGAGCTCCTTTGAGGATAGCCGCCTGGAACTACGCTTCGTCGATGCGGGAAAGTATCTCCAAGAATGCGTCGACCGCGGTGAGAAATTCGATGTGGTCATCCTGGATCTACCCGAGCCCATAGAGGAGGGGCCAGCCTATCTACTTCACACCAAGGAGTTCTATGAACTTGTTCGAGAAACGTTGGTCCCAGATGGCATCATCTCCCTCCAGGCGGGCTCCAGTTCCTGGGGGAATCACCGATGTTTCACCGCGGTTATCAATACCCTGAAGGCTGCGTTTCCCCTCGTTTTTCCCTATGATACGTTCATCGCCAGCTATGGTGGCACCTGGGGCTTCGCCCTAGCCTCACAGAAGTTATCCCTCCCGGATCCTGCAGAGATAGACGGTTTGATCTCATCCCGGCTCAACAAACCTCTTCGCTCCTACGATAGCCTCTCCCACCAGGGCCTCTTCTCCCTACCCAAACACCTCCGCCAGGCTATAGATAGTGAAAAAACAGTCATCACTACCGGGCAGCCCTTCTCTATTTACCAACCCCAGTCCGGATGA
- a CDS encoding SDR family oxidoreductase → MGILDGKVAVVTGAGRGLGRSHALALAAEGAKVVVNDLGGEADGTGESKSPAGQVVKEIKDAGGEAVVNYNSVTDYQAAKEIIDTAINSFGKLDILVNNAGFLRDRMVFKMAEEEWDSVIAVHLKGTFNCGRWACLYFYEQSKAGNPINGRIINTVSHAGLGGNASQGNYGAAKGGIASLTMVWGREMGKYNVTSNAVAPMARSRMTLGAPMTAQMMGEKPPEDGSFDTFAPENLSPLVAYLASDAAQDITGRVFTMFGGKLQVFIPWTPGNAIDIGRRWTVKDLDKRIRELGDLSMPPFPM, encoded by the coding sequence ATGGGCATACTGGATGGCAAGGTTGCAGTTGTAACAGGTGCAGGAAGAGGTTTGGGAAGGTCACATGCCCTGGCACTCGCCGCGGAAGGTGCGAAGGTAGTAGTTAACGACCTCGGAGGCGAGGCGGATGGCACCGGAGAATCCAAGAGCCCGGCAGGCCAGGTAGTAAAGGAGATTAAGGATGCAGGCGGGGAAGCGGTAGTTAACTACAATAGCGTAACTGACTACCAAGCAGCCAAAGAGATTATAGATACCGCCATCAACTCCTTCGGCAAGCTGGACATCCTGGTCAACAACGCCGGTTTCCTCAGGGACAGGATGGTCTTCAAGATGGCCGAAGAGGAGTGGGACAGCGTTATCGCCGTCCACCTCAAGGGAACATTCAACTGCGGTAGATGGGCCTGTCTCTATTTCTATGAGCAGAGCAAGGCAGGGAACCCGATAAACGGGCGAATAATAAACACCGTCTCCCACGCCGGCCTCGGCGGGAATGCAAGTCAGGGTAATTATGGGGCGGCCAAAGGCGGCATTGCATCCCTGACTATGGTATGGGGCAGGGAGATGGGCAAATACAACGTTACCTCCAATGCCGTTGCCCCCATGGCCAGGAGCAGAATGACGTTGGGGGCACCCATGACGGCCCAAATGATGGGGGAGAAGCCACCAGAGGATGGCTCTTTCGATACGTTCGCACCGGAGAACCTCTCCCCTCTCGTGGCCTATCTCGCCAGTGATGCGGCGCAAGATATAACCGGCCGTGTTTTCACCATGTTTGGGGGCAAACTCCAGGTGTTTATACCCTGGACCCCGGGAAACGCAATCGATATAGGCAGAAGGTGGACGGTTAAGGATCTGGATAAGAGGATACGCGAGCTTGGAGACCTCTCCATGCCTCCGTTCCCTATGTAA